A window from Onychostoma macrolepis isolate SWU-2019 chromosome 07, ASM1243209v1, whole genome shotgun sequence encodes these proteins:
- the si:ch73-335l21.1 gene encoding insulin receptor substrate 1-B isoform X2, protein MENHTDSQCSTEDVRKSGYLRKQKSMHRRYFVLRTASERGPARLEYYESEKKFRGKAPVPKKALALETCFNINKRADSKNKHMIVLYTRAESFVVAAENETDQEEWYQAMVELQCKSKALCDSANGGDYGVPTPGPAFKEVWQVKVWPKGLGQAKNLVGIYRLCLTEKTVNFVKLNSDAAAVVLQLMNVRRCGHSENFFFVEVGRSAVTGPGEFWMQVEDSVVAQNMHETLLEAMKALSEEFRQRSKSQSAAAGAGGGTTASNPISVPSRRHHPNPPPSQVGFTRRPRTEPPGTTGGCNSTSPTSRHSFPRTRTSSDGGKVDDGGGATAGGIASCSSPTTNGSCSNTPILRSTSVRASTPVKAQHALMRSTSTPAPSAAPSLPSGSVHGSEFCAVGTGTSSSGVGGNGNMYSRIPLRQPSVSGSLSDYGSSDEYGSSPGEHSLLTPTMQAGSAGSSGGHSVGDEANNYILMSQRGSSKPQPGQNALPQTRRVLRRSSSRECEAERRIMSKRASLPPMALERLAPHRRAGEEAVEEDDYAIMTHTTSRESFGSRQDSGASASATGYLEVAAELKGDAGSSETGVPDVIGGANGAVDNGYMSMLPGVTAPPVSLSHSLTVTVSDPDSKSADDYMAMTPNNSISPPRQIRPPPSGTDGYMMMSPNSSCSPDQRGVPTAWVGSSSADSRTGSDYMNMSPISARSANSTPPPAEPHNPSDQHSQQPPPKMVYSYYSLPRSYKHNSSTRFEEGPGRGRHLVNGGRGLGGGRGLGNSKSKHQEPPVGRHLSLSSSSYSSSSASSESLGEGEEKAVRVAGGAAANTPAKDAEQGPLQQRQGSVRVKQGHPGQRVRPISLFVDVSKANTLPRVRETPLPPEPKSPGEYVSIEFKGERNLNAGGTGTRVFRHDASLPPSTHRNLPRPTSCVAGFLPFSHSSFTPISPSTASEYVNMELGVSPSPSPISLTSLGFPPFPTPPVTPAAAPKAHDEHRSAVLNDDDAESEMGRRKSRQVSEPQPGDSPTVCGDYTKMAFSLNSGSTLSSTSPKASLPDQPELVVPALGLGLGLDFPLAKVPNPDHGAKVIRADPQGRRRHCSETFQAPSSLLSCSATSSSSAFPDHTQVARRLGFEGMLWGNSGSADISSQYVNPGLPSVSVSQTSSMEQGLNYIDLDLANKESSHTAIDGQAAVHTPVARIFSSVLGGGAAGGSVGTGGSGGSASNLNMYASIDFYKSEELRTHQGSSSSKEGTEC, encoded by the exons ATGGAGAACCACACCGACTCGCAGTGCAGCACAGAAGACGTCCGTAAAAGCGGGTATCTCCGCAAGCAGAAATCCATGCACCGGCGGTACTTCGTGCTACGGACGGCTTCGGAGCGCGGCCCGGCCCGACTCGAATACTACGAGAGTGAGAAGAAATTTAGAGGTAAAGCGCCAGTGCCTAAAAAGGCTTTGGCGCTGGAGACGTGCTTCAACATCAACAAACGGGCCGACTCGAAGAATAAACACATGATAGTGCTCTACACGCGGGCTGAGAGTTTCGTGGTGGCGGCGGAGAACGAGACGGACCAGGAAGAATGGTACCAGGCGATGGTGGAACTTCAATGCAAGA gTAAAGCACTCTGTGACAGTGCGAATGGGGGAGATTATGGAGTACCAACCCCTGGTCCTGCCTTCAAGGAAGTCTGGCAAGTAAAAGTTTGGCCTAAAGGTCTGGGCCAAGCCAAGAACCTTGTTGGCATCTACCGGCTCTGCCTGACTGAAAAAACAGTCAACTTTGTCAAGCTGAACTCTGATGCAGCCGCTGTCGTGCTCCAGCTTATGAATGTGAGGCGTTGTGGTCATTCTGAAAACTTCTTCTTCGTGGAGGTGGGTCGCTCTGCAGTAACTGGACCTGGAGAGTTTTGGATGCAGGTGGAAGATTCTGTAGTAGCACAGAATATGCATGAGACTCTGCTGGAAGCCATGAAGGCCCTGAGTGAGGAGTTTCGCCAACGTAGCAAGTCTCAGTCAGCCGCTGCTGGAGCGGGAGGTGGCACCACTGCATCAAATCCTATTAGCGTTCCCTCTCGACGACATCACCCCAATCCTCCACCCAGTCAGGTTGGATTCACAAGACGCCCACGTACCGAACCACCAGGGACTACTGGAGGCTGTAATAGCACTTCTCCAACCTCTCGCCACAGCTTTCCCCGAACACGAACGTCCAGTGATGGTGGAAAAGTTGATGATGGTGGTGGTGCAACAGCTGGAGGGATTGCATCATGCTCAAGTCCCACGACTAATGGGTCATGTTCCAATACCCCAATACTGAGATCAACATCTGTTCGTGCTTCAACCCCAGTCAAAGCACAACATGCGCTAATGAGATCCACCTCAACCCCTGCTCCTTCAGCTGCACCAAGCCTGCCTTCTGGCTCAGTACATGGATCTGAGTTTTGTGCAGTAGGAACTGGGACAAGCAGCAGTGGTGTGGGTGGTAATGGTAACATGTACAGTCGAATACCTCTCCGACAGCCCTCTGTCTCTGGTTCTCTTAGCGACTACGGTTCCTCAGATGAATACGGCTCCAGCCCTGGAGAGCACTCTCTGCTAACCCCAACAATGCAGGCAGGGTCTGCAGGCAGCTCAGGTGGGCATTCTGTTGGGGATGAAGCAAACAACTACATCCTAATGAGTCAGAGAGGATCATCCAAACCTCAGCCTGGCCAAAATGCATTGCCACAAACCAGGAGAGTTCTGAGGCGCTCCTCTAGCAGAGAATGTGAAGCGGAGCGCAGGATAATGAGCAAGCGGGCTTCCCTGCCACCCATGGCCTTGGAGAGACTTGCACCACACCGTCGAGCTGGGGAGGAAGCTGTTGAAGAGGACGACTATGCAATTATGACTCACACCACCAGCCGAGAATCCTTTGGATCAAGGCAGGATTCTGGAGCATCAGCAAGCGCAACAGGATACTTGGAGGTAGCTGCAGAGCTTAAAGGTGATGCTGGTAGCAGTGAAACGGGTGTCCCTGATGTCATTGGAGGAGCCAATGGAGCAGTGGATAATGGCTACATGTCCATGTTGCCAGGAGTTACAGCTCCCCCAGTATCCCTTTCTCATTCCCTCACAGTAACAGTTTCAGATCCAGACTCAAAGTCTGCTGATGACTACATGGCCATGACACCCAATAATAGCATTTCACCCCCAAGGCAGATCCGTCCACCACCTTCTGGCACAGATGGCTACATGATGATGTCTCCCAATAGTAGCTGTTCACCAGACCAACGAGGGGTCCCTACTGCCTGGGTTGGCAGCAGCAGTGCTGACAGCCGAACTGGCAGCGACTACATGAATATGTCACCTATCAGCGCCCGCTCTGCCAATAGTACCCCGCCACCAGCTGAGCCCCACAATCCATCTGACCAGCATTCCCAGCAGCCTCCACCTAAGATGGTATATTCTTACTATTCTCTACCCCGCTCCTACAAACACAATAGTTCAACACGCTTTGAGGAAGGGCCAGGAAGAGGGAGGCATTTGGTTAATGGTGGTCGAGGTCTGGGTGGAGGTAGGGGGCTTGGTAATAGCAAGTCCAAGCATCAGGAACCCCCCGTTGGCCGACATCTGTCCCTTTCATCGTCCTCCTACTCCTCCAGTTCTGCTAGCAGCGAGAGCCTAGGTGAAGGTGAAGAAAAGGCTGTCAGAGTGGCAGGAGGAGCAGCAGCAAATACTCCTGCAAAAGATGCTGAGCAAGGACCCTTGCAGCAAAGGCAAGGGTCTGTAAGGGTAAAGCAAGGACATCCAGGTCAGAGGGTCAGGCCTATTAGCCTATTTGTGGATGTCTCTAAAGCAAACACTTTACCCAGAGTCCGTGAGACACCCCTTCCTCCTGAGCCTAAAAGCCCTGGGGAGTATGTCAGTATTGAGTTCAAGGGTGAGAGGAACCTGAATGCAGGAGGTACTGGAACCAGAGTATTTCGGCACGATGCTTCTCTTCCACCCAGTACCCACCGCAACTTACCCAGGCCTACCTCTTGTGTCGCTGGGTTCTTGCCTTTCTCGCATAGCTCCTTCACCCCCATCTCTCCATCAACTGCCTCTGAGTATGTCAATATGGAGCTAGGAGTTTCCCCATCCCCCTCGCCTATCTCCCTCACGTCACTTGGATTTCCCCCATTCCCCACTCCTCCTGTCACGCCTGCAGCAGCCCCTAAAGCTCATGATGAGCACAGATCGGCAGTTCTAAATGATGATGATGCAGAGAGTGAAATGGGACGCAGAAAAAGCAGGCAGGTGTCAGAGCCACAGCCAGGAGACTCACCCACAGTATGTGGTGACTACACAAAGATGGCTTTTAGCCTGAACTCAGGCAGCACGTTAAGTTCTACATCACCAAAAGCCTCTTTGCCAGACCAGCCCGAGTTAGTAGTTCCAGCCTTGGGTTTGGGACTAGGACTAGACTTTCCACTTGCCAAAGTCCCAAACCCAGATCACGGGGCTAAAGTAATCCGAGCAGATCCTCAAGGTCGTCGACGTCACTGCTCTGAAACGTTCCAAGCTCCTTCCTCGCTTCTTTCTTGTTCTGCAACATCATCTTCTTCTGCATTCCCTGATCACACCCAAGTGGCCCGTCGACTTGGTTTTGAGGGTATGCTTTGGGGTAACAGTGGCTCAGCAGACATCTCATCTCAGTACGTCAATCCTGGACTACCCAGTGTATCTGTTTCACAGACATCCTCCATGGAACAGGGCCTCAATTACATAGACTTGGACCTAGCTAACAAGGAAAGCTCCCACACTGCCATAGATGGACAAGCAGCTGTCCACACACCTGTCGCCCGTATCTTTTCCTCTGTGCTGGGCGGAGGAGCAGCAGGGGGTTCTGTAGGAACTGGAGGTTCAGGCGGTAGTGCTTCAAACCTCAACATGTACGCTAGCATTGACTTCTATAAGTCAGAGGAGCTGCGGACACACCAAGgtagcagcagcagcaaagAAGGTACAG
- the si:ch73-335l21.1 gene encoding insulin receptor substrate 1-B isoform X1: MENHTDSQCSTEDVRKSGYLRKQKSMHRRYFVLRTASERGPARLEYYESEKKFRGKAPVPKKALALETCFNINKRADSKNKHMIVLYTRAESFVVAAENETDQEEWYQAMVELQCKSKALCDSANGGDYGVPTPGPAFKEVWQVKVWPKGLGQAKNLVGIYRLCLTEKTVNFVKLNSDAAAVVLQLMNVRRCGHSENFFFVEVGRSAVTGPGEFWMQVEDSVVAQNMHETLLEAMKALSEEFRQRSKSQSAAAGAGGGTTASNPISVPSRRHHPNPPPSQVGFTRRPRTEPPGTTGGCNSTSPTSRHSFPRTRTSSDGGKVDDGGGATAGGIASCSSPTTNGSCSNTPILRSTSVRASTPVKAQHALMRSTSTPAPSAAPSLPSGSVHGSEFCAVGTGTSSSGVGGNGNMYSRIPLRQPSVSGSLSDYGSSDEYGSSPGEHSLLTPTMQAGSAGSSGGHSVGDEANNYILMSQRGSSKPQPGQNALPQTRRVLRRSSSRECEAERRIMSKRASLPPMALERLAPHRRAGEEAVEEDDYAIMTHTTSRESFGSRQDSGASASATGYLEVAAELKGDAGSSETGVPDVIGGANGAVDNGYMSMLPGVTAPPVSLSHSLTVTVSDPDSKSADDYMAMTPNNSISPPRQIRPPPSGTDGYMMMSPNSSCSPDQRGVPTAWVGSSSADSRTGSDYMNMSPISARSANSTPPPAEPHNPSDQHSQQPPPKMVYSYYSLPRSYKHNSSTRFEEGPGRGRHLVNGGRGLGGGRGLGNSKSKHQEPPVGRHLSLSSSSYSSSSASSESLGEGEEKAVRVAGGAAANTPAKDAEQGPLQQRQGSVRVKQGHPGQRVRPISLFVDVSKANTLPRVRETPLPPEPKSPGEYVSIEFKGERNLNAGGTGTRVFRHDASLPPSTHRNLPRPTSCVAGFLPFSHSSFTPISPSTASEYVNMELGVSPSPSPISLTSLGFPPFPTPPVTPAAAPKAHDEHRSAVLNDDDAESEMGRRKSRQVSEPQPGDSPTVCGDYTKMAFSLNSGSTLSSTSPKASLPDQPELVVPALGLGLGLDFPLAKVPNPDHGAKVIRADPQGRRRHCSETFQAPSSLLSCSATSSSSAFPDHTQVARRLGFEGMLWGNSGSADISSQYVNPGLPSVSVSQTSSMEQGLNYIDLDLANKESSHTAIDGQAAVHTPVARIFSSVLGGGAAGGSVGTGGSGGSASNLNMYASIDFYKSEELRTHQGSSSSKEGTVFDM; encoded by the exons ATGGAGAACCACACCGACTCGCAGTGCAGCACAGAAGACGTCCGTAAAAGCGGGTATCTCCGCAAGCAGAAATCCATGCACCGGCGGTACTTCGTGCTACGGACGGCTTCGGAGCGCGGCCCGGCCCGACTCGAATACTACGAGAGTGAGAAGAAATTTAGAGGTAAAGCGCCAGTGCCTAAAAAGGCTTTGGCGCTGGAGACGTGCTTCAACATCAACAAACGGGCCGACTCGAAGAATAAACACATGATAGTGCTCTACACGCGGGCTGAGAGTTTCGTGGTGGCGGCGGAGAACGAGACGGACCAGGAAGAATGGTACCAGGCGATGGTGGAACTTCAATGCAAGA gTAAAGCACTCTGTGACAGTGCGAATGGGGGAGATTATGGAGTACCAACCCCTGGTCCTGCCTTCAAGGAAGTCTGGCAAGTAAAAGTTTGGCCTAAAGGTCTGGGCCAAGCCAAGAACCTTGTTGGCATCTACCGGCTCTGCCTGACTGAAAAAACAGTCAACTTTGTCAAGCTGAACTCTGATGCAGCCGCTGTCGTGCTCCAGCTTATGAATGTGAGGCGTTGTGGTCATTCTGAAAACTTCTTCTTCGTGGAGGTGGGTCGCTCTGCAGTAACTGGACCTGGAGAGTTTTGGATGCAGGTGGAAGATTCTGTAGTAGCACAGAATATGCATGAGACTCTGCTGGAAGCCATGAAGGCCCTGAGTGAGGAGTTTCGCCAACGTAGCAAGTCTCAGTCAGCCGCTGCTGGAGCGGGAGGTGGCACCACTGCATCAAATCCTATTAGCGTTCCCTCTCGACGACATCACCCCAATCCTCCACCCAGTCAGGTTGGATTCACAAGACGCCCACGTACCGAACCACCAGGGACTACTGGAGGCTGTAATAGCACTTCTCCAACCTCTCGCCACAGCTTTCCCCGAACACGAACGTCCAGTGATGGTGGAAAAGTTGATGATGGTGGTGGTGCAACAGCTGGAGGGATTGCATCATGCTCAAGTCCCACGACTAATGGGTCATGTTCCAATACCCCAATACTGAGATCAACATCTGTTCGTGCTTCAACCCCAGTCAAAGCACAACATGCGCTAATGAGATCCACCTCAACCCCTGCTCCTTCAGCTGCACCAAGCCTGCCTTCTGGCTCAGTACATGGATCTGAGTTTTGTGCAGTAGGAACTGGGACAAGCAGCAGTGGTGTGGGTGGTAATGGTAACATGTACAGTCGAATACCTCTCCGACAGCCCTCTGTCTCTGGTTCTCTTAGCGACTACGGTTCCTCAGATGAATACGGCTCCAGCCCTGGAGAGCACTCTCTGCTAACCCCAACAATGCAGGCAGGGTCTGCAGGCAGCTCAGGTGGGCATTCTGTTGGGGATGAAGCAAACAACTACATCCTAATGAGTCAGAGAGGATCATCCAAACCTCAGCCTGGCCAAAATGCATTGCCACAAACCAGGAGAGTTCTGAGGCGCTCCTCTAGCAGAGAATGTGAAGCGGAGCGCAGGATAATGAGCAAGCGGGCTTCCCTGCCACCCATGGCCTTGGAGAGACTTGCACCACACCGTCGAGCTGGGGAGGAAGCTGTTGAAGAGGACGACTATGCAATTATGACTCACACCACCAGCCGAGAATCCTTTGGATCAAGGCAGGATTCTGGAGCATCAGCAAGCGCAACAGGATACTTGGAGGTAGCTGCAGAGCTTAAAGGTGATGCTGGTAGCAGTGAAACGGGTGTCCCTGATGTCATTGGAGGAGCCAATGGAGCAGTGGATAATGGCTACATGTCCATGTTGCCAGGAGTTACAGCTCCCCCAGTATCCCTTTCTCATTCCCTCACAGTAACAGTTTCAGATCCAGACTCAAAGTCTGCTGATGACTACATGGCCATGACACCCAATAATAGCATTTCACCCCCAAGGCAGATCCGTCCACCACCTTCTGGCACAGATGGCTACATGATGATGTCTCCCAATAGTAGCTGTTCACCAGACCAACGAGGGGTCCCTACTGCCTGGGTTGGCAGCAGCAGTGCTGACAGCCGAACTGGCAGCGACTACATGAATATGTCACCTATCAGCGCCCGCTCTGCCAATAGTACCCCGCCACCAGCTGAGCCCCACAATCCATCTGACCAGCATTCCCAGCAGCCTCCACCTAAGATGGTATATTCTTACTATTCTCTACCCCGCTCCTACAAACACAATAGTTCAACACGCTTTGAGGAAGGGCCAGGAAGAGGGAGGCATTTGGTTAATGGTGGTCGAGGTCTGGGTGGAGGTAGGGGGCTTGGTAATAGCAAGTCCAAGCATCAGGAACCCCCCGTTGGCCGACATCTGTCCCTTTCATCGTCCTCCTACTCCTCCAGTTCTGCTAGCAGCGAGAGCCTAGGTGAAGGTGAAGAAAAGGCTGTCAGAGTGGCAGGAGGAGCAGCAGCAAATACTCCTGCAAAAGATGCTGAGCAAGGACCCTTGCAGCAAAGGCAAGGGTCTGTAAGGGTAAAGCAAGGACATCCAGGTCAGAGGGTCAGGCCTATTAGCCTATTTGTGGATGTCTCTAAAGCAAACACTTTACCCAGAGTCCGTGAGACACCCCTTCCTCCTGAGCCTAAAAGCCCTGGGGAGTATGTCAGTATTGAGTTCAAGGGTGAGAGGAACCTGAATGCAGGAGGTACTGGAACCAGAGTATTTCGGCACGATGCTTCTCTTCCACCCAGTACCCACCGCAACTTACCCAGGCCTACCTCTTGTGTCGCTGGGTTCTTGCCTTTCTCGCATAGCTCCTTCACCCCCATCTCTCCATCAACTGCCTCTGAGTATGTCAATATGGAGCTAGGAGTTTCCCCATCCCCCTCGCCTATCTCCCTCACGTCACTTGGATTTCCCCCATTCCCCACTCCTCCTGTCACGCCTGCAGCAGCCCCTAAAGCTCATGATGAGCACAGATCGGCAGTTCTAAATGATGATGATGCAGAGAGTGAAATGGGACGCAGAAAAAGCAGGCAGGTGTCAGAGCCACAGCCAGGAGACTCACCCACAGTATGTGGTGACTACACAAAGATGGCTTTTAGCCTGAACTCAGGCAGCACGTTAAGTTCTACATCACCAAAAGCCTCTTTGCCAGACCAGCCCGAGTTAGTAGTTCCAGCCTTGGGTTTGGGACTAGGACTAGACTTTCCACTTGCCAAAGTCCCAAACCCAGATCACGGGGCTAAAGTAATCCGAGCAGATCCTCAAGGTCGTCGACGTCACTGCTCTGAAACGTTCCAAGCTCCTTCCTCGCTTCTTTCTTGTTCTGCAACATCATCTTCTTCTGCATTCCCTGATCACACCCAAGTGGCCCGTCGACTTGGTTTTGAGGGTATGCTTTGGGGTAACAGTGGCTCAGCAGACATCTCATCTCAGTACGTCAATCCTGGACTACCCAGTGTATCTGTTTCACAGACATCCTCCATGGAACAGGGCCTCAATTACATAGACTTGGACCTAGCTAACAAGGAAAGCTCCCACACTGCCATAGATGGACAAGCAGCTGTCCACACACCTGTCGCCCGTATCTTTTCCTCTGTGCTGGGCGGAGGAGCAGCAGGGGGTTCTGTAGGAACTGGAGGTTCAGGCGGTAGTGCTTCAAACCTCAACATGTACGCTAGCATTGACTTCTATAAGTCAGAGGAGCTGCGGACACACCAAGgtagcagcagcagcaaagAAGGTACAG
- the si:ch73-335l21.1 gene encoding insulin receptor substrate 1-B isoform X3 encodes MENHTDSQCSTEDVRKSGYLRKQKSMHRRYFVLRTASERGPARLEYYESEKKFRGKAPVPKKALALETCFNINKRADSKNKHMIVLYTRAESFVVAAENETDQEEWYQAMVELQCKSKALCDSANGGDYGVPTPGPAFKEVWQVKVWPKGLGQAKNLVGIYRLCLTEKTVNFVKLNSDAAAVVLQLMNVRRCGHSENFFFVEVGRSAVTGPGEFWMQVEDSVVAQNMHETLLEAMKALSEEFRQRSKSQSAAAGAGGGTTASNPISVPSRRHHPNPPPSQVGFTRRPRTEPPGTTGGCNSTSPTSRHSFPRTRTSSDGGKVDDGGGATAGGIASCSSPTTNGSCSNTPILRSTSVRASTPVKAQHALMRSTSTPAPSAAPSLPSGSVHGSEFCAVGTGTSSSGVGGNGNMYSRIPLRQPSVSGSLSDYGSSDEYGSSPGEHSLLTPTMQAGSAGSSGGHSVGDEANNYILMSQRGSSKPQPGQNALPQTRRVLRRSSSRECEAERRIMSKRASLPPMALERLAPHRRAGEEAVEEDDYAIMTHTTSRESFGSRQDSGASASATGYLEVAAELKGDAGSSETGVPDVIGGANGAVDNGYMSMLPGVTAPPVSLSHSLTVTVSDPDSKSADDYMAMTPNNSISPPRQIRPPPSGTDGYMMMSPNSSCSPDQRGVPTAWVGSSSADSRTGSDYMNMSPISARSANSTPPPAEPHNPSDQHSQQPPPKMVYSYYSLPRSYKHNSSTRFEEGPGRGRHLVNGGRGLGGGRGLGNSKSKHQEPPVGRHLSLSSSSYSSSSASSESLGEGEEKAVRVAGGAAANTPAKDAEQGPLQQRQGSVRVKQGHPGQRVRPISLFVDVSKANTLPRVRETPLPPEPKSPGEYVSIEFKGERNLNAGGTGTRVFRHDASLPPSTHRNLPRPTSCVAGFLPFSHSSFTPISPSTASEYVNMELGVSPSPSPISLTSLGFPPFPTPPVTPAAAPKAHDEHRSAVLNDDDAESEMGRRKSRQVSEPQPGDSPTVCGDYTKMAFSLNSGSTLSSTSPKASLPDQPELVVPALGLGLGLDFPLAKVPNPDHGAKVIRADPQGRRRHCSETFQAPSSLLSCSATSSSSAFPDHTQVARRLGFEGMLWGNSGSADISSQYVNPGLPSVSVSQTSSMEQGLNYIDLDLANKESSHTAIDGQAAVHTPVARIFSSVLGGGAAGGSVGTGGSGGSASNLNMYASIDFYKSEELRTHQGSSSSKEEC; translated from the exons ATGGAGAACCACACCGACTCGCAGTGCAGCACAGAAGACGTCCGTAAAAGCGGGTATCTCCGCAAGCAGAAATCCATGCACCGGCGGTACTTCGTGCTACGGACGGCTTCGGAGCGCGGCCCGGCCCGACTCGAATACTACGAGAGTGAGAAGAAATTTAGAGGTAAAGCGCCAGTGCCTAAAAAGGCTTTGGCGCTGGAGACGTGCTTCAACATCAACAAACGGGCCGACTCGAAGAATAAACACATGATAGTGCTCTACACGCGGGCTGAGAGTTTCGTGGTGGCGGCGGAGAACGAGACGGACCAGGAAGAATGGTACCAGGCGATGGTGGAACTTCAATGCAAGA gTAAAGCACTCTGTGACAGTGCGAATGGGGGAGATTATGGAGTACCAACCCCTGGTCCTGCCTTCAAGGAAGTCTGGCAAGTAAAAGTTTGGCCTAAAGGTCTGGGCCAAGCCAAGAACCTTGTTGGCATCTACCGGCTCTGCCTGACTGAAAAAACAGTCAACTTTGTCAAGCTGAACTCTGATGCAGCCGCTGTCGTGCTCCAGCTTATGAATGTGAGGCGTTGTGGTCATTCTGAAAACTTCTTCTTCGTGGAGGTGGGTCGCTCTGCAGTAACTGGACCTGGAGAGTTTTGGATGCAGGTGGAAGATTCTGTAGTAGCACAGAATATGCATGAGACTCTGCTGGAAGCCATGAAGGCCCTGAGTGAGGAGTTTCGCCAACGTAGCAAGTCTCAGTCAGCCGCTGCTGGAGCGGGAGGTGGCACCACTGCATCAAATCCTATTAGCGTTCCCTCTCGACGACATCACCCCAATCCTCCACCCAGTCAGGTTGGATTCACAAGACGCCCACGTACCGAACCACCAGGGACTACTGGAGGCTGTAATAGCACTTCTCCAACCTCTCGCCACAGCTTTCCCCGAACACGAACGTCCAGTGATGGTGGAAAAGTTGATGATGGTGGTGGTGCAACAGCTGGAGGGATTGCATCATGCTCAAGTCCCACGACTAATGGGTCATGTTCCAATACCCCAATACTGAGATCAACATCTGTTCGTGCTTCAACCCCAGTCAAAGCACAACATGCGCTAATGAGATCCACCTCAACCCCTGCTCCTTCAGCTGCACCAAGCCTGCCTTCTGGCTCAGTACATGGATCTGAGTTTTGTGCAGTAGGAACTGGGACAAGCAGCAGTGGTGTGGGTGGTAATGGTAACATGTACAGTCGAATACCTCTCCGACAGCCCTCTGTCTCTGGTTCTCTTAGCGACTACGGTTCCTCAGATGAATACGGCTCCAGCCCTGGAGAGCACTCTCTGCTAACCCCAACAATGCAGGCAGGGTCTGCAGGCAGCTCAGGTGGGCATTCTGTTGGGGATGAAGCAAACAACTACATCCTAATGAGTCAGAGAGGATCATCCAAACCTCAGCCTGGCCAAAATGCATTGCCACAAACCAGGAGAGTTCTGAGGCGCTCCTCTAGCAGAGAATGTGAAGCGGAGCGCAGGATAATGAGCAAGCGGGCTTCCCTGCCACCCATGGCCTTGGAGAGACTTGCACCACACCGTCGAGCTGGGGAGGAAGCTGTTGAAGAGGACGACTATGCAATTATGACTCACACCACCAGCCGAGAATCCTTTGGATCAAGGCAGGATTCTGGAGCATCAGCAAGCGCAACAGGATACTTGGAGGTAGCTGCAGAGCTTAAAGGTGATGCTGGTAGCAGTGAAACGGGTGTCCCTGATGTCATTGGAGGAGCCAATGGAGCAGTGGATAATGGCTACATGTCCATGTTGCCAGGAGTTACAGCTCCCCCAGTATCCCTTTCTCATTCCCTCACAGTAACAGTTTCAGATCCAGACTCAAAGTCTGCTGATGACTACATGGCCATGACACCCAATAATAGCATTTCACCCCCAAGGCAGATCCGTCCACCACCTTCTGGCACAGATGGCTACATGATGATGTCTCCCAATAGTAGCTGTTCACCAGACCAACGAGGGGTCCCTACTGCCTGGGTTGGCAGCAGCAGTGCTGACAGCCGAACTGGCAGCGACTACATGAATATGTCACCTATCAGCGCCCGCTCTGCCAATAGTACCCCGCCACCAGCTGAGCCCCACAATCCATCTGACCAGCATTCCCAGCAGCCTCCACCTAAGATGGTATATTCTTACTATTCTCTACCCCGCTCCTACAAACACAATAGTTCAACACGCTTTGAGGAAGGGCCAGGAAGAGGGAGGCATTTGGTTAATGGTGGTCGAGGTCTGGGTGGAGGTAGGGGGCTTGGTAATAGCAAGTCCAAGCATCAGGAACCCCCCGTTGGCCGACATCTGTCCCTTTCATCGTCCTCCTACTCCTCCAGTTCTGCTAGCAGCGAGAGCCTAGGTGAAGGTGAAGAAAAGGCTGTCAGAGTGGCAGGAGGAGCAGCAGCAAATACTCCTGCAAAAGATGCTGAGCAAGGACCCTTGCAGCAAAGGCAAGGGTCTGTAAGGGTAAAGCAAGGACATCCAGGTCAGAGGGTCAGGCCTATTAGCCTATTTGTGGATGTCTCTAAAGCAAACACTTTACCCAGAGTCCGTGAGACACCCCTTCCTCCTGAGCCTAAAAGCCCTGGGGAGTATGTCAGTATTGAGTTCAAGGGTGAGAGGAACCTGAATGCAGGAGGTACTGGAACCAGAGTATTTCGGCACGATGCTTCTCTTCCACCCAGTACCCACCGCAACTTACCCAGGCCTACCTCTTGTGTCGCTGGGTTCTTGCCTTTCTCGCATAGCTCCTTCACCCCCATCTCTCCATCAACTGCCTCTGAGTATGTCAATATGGAGCTAGGAGTTTCCCCATCCCCCTCGCCTATCTCCCTCACGTCACTTGGATTTCCCCCATTCCCCACTCCTCCTGTCACGCCTGCAGCAGCCCCTAAAGCTCATGATGAGCACAGATCGGCAGTTCTAAATGATGATGATGCAGAGAGTGAAATGGGACGCAGAAAAAGCAGGCAGGTGTCAGAGCCACAGCCAGGAGACTCACCCACAGTATGTGGTGACTACACAAAGATGGCTTTTAGCCTGAACTCAGGCAGCACGTTAAGTTCTACATCACCAAAAGCCTCTTTGCCAGACCAGCCCGAGTTAGTAGTTCCAGCCTTGGGTTTGGGACTAGGACTAGACTTTCCACTTGCCAAAGTCCCAAACCCAGATCACGGGGCTAAAGTAATCCGAGCAGATCCTCAAGGTCGTCGACGTCACTGCTCTGAAACGTTCCAAGCTCCTTCCTCGCTTCTTTCTTGTTCTGCAACATCATCTTCTTCTGCATTCCCTGATCACACCCAAGTGGCCCGTCGACTTGGTTTTGAGGGTATGCTTTGGGGTAACAGTGGCTCAGCAGACATCTCATCTCAGTACGTCAATCCTGGACTACCCAGTGTATCTGTTTCACAGACATCCTCCATGGAACAGGGCCTCAATTACATAGACTTGGACCTAGCTAACAAGGAAAGCTCCCACACTGCCATAGATGGACAAGCAGCTGTCCACACACCTGTCGCCCGTATCTTTTCCTCTGTGCTGGGCGGAGGAGCAGCAGGGGGTTCTGTAGGAACTGGAGGTTCAGGCGGTAGTGCTTCAAACCTCAACATGTACGCTAGCATTGACTTCTATAAGTCAGAGGAGCTGCGGACACACCAAGgtagcagcagcagcaaagAAG